The following proteins are co-located in the Longimicrobiales bacterium genome:
- a CDS encoding NUDIX domain-containing protein yields MSEEPEMVIPLHRLPPGFAERIEDPPPNAADPRPAATAVLVRDGSHAPEILLLKRHRAAGFVPGAYVFPGGRVDAEDGDAALLEMLGTVPRGAEPAFWLAVVREVFEETGVLLARSPEGVACRDASVDDTLARWREALLTNDATLLDVLRSERLLPDISRMVYCSHWVTPLAEPKRYDTRFFLAELPAGCAATIDEREMSDALWLTADDALAGFQRGELPMVFPTVKTIQMLQPFVSVEQMLAAFRGADVPVILPRLVRTQDGVGIVVPRDDSIG; encoded by the coding sequence ATGAGTGAAGAGCCCGAGATGGTCATCCCGCTGCACCGGCTGCCGCCGGGGTTTGCGGAGCGGATCGAGGATCCGCCGCCCAACGCAGCCGATCCCAGGCCCGCGGCCACGGCCGTACTCGTTCGTGACGGCTCGCACGCGCCGGAGATACTGCTGCTGAAACGGCACCGCGCGGCCGGGTTCGTGCCGGGCGCGTACGTGTTCCCCGGCGGCCGTGTCGACGCTGAAGATGGTGATGCGGCGCTCCTGGAGATGCTGGGGACAGTACCACGCGGAGCGGAGCCCGCGTTCTGGCTGGCGGTCGTGCGCGAGGTGTTCGAAGAGACAGGCGTGCTGCTCGCGCGTTCTCCGGAAGGCGTTGCGTGCAGGGACGCAAGCGTCGACGATACGCTCGCGCGGTGGCGTGAAGCGCTGCTCACGAACGACGCGACGCTGCTGGACGTGCTGCGGAGTGAGCGGCTGCTCCCGGATATCAGCAGGATGGTGTACTGCTCGCACTGGGTGACGCCGCTGGCCGAGCCGAAGCGATACGATACACGCTTCTTCCTGGCGGAGCTGCCGGCCGGATGCGCGGCGACGATCGACGAGCGCGAGATGAGCGATGCACTGTGGCTCACCGCTGACGACGCACTGGCCGGATTCCAGCGCGGTGAGCTGCCCATGGTATTTCCCACGGTCAAGACGATTCAGATGCTGCAGCCGTTTGTGTCGGTTGAGCAGATGCTCGCTGCGTTCCGCGGTGCCGATGTCCCGGTGATCCTGCCGCGGCTGGTCCGCACGCAGGATGGCGTGGGCATCGTCGTCCCGCGTGATGACAGCATCGGATAA
- a CDS encoding formimidoylglutamate deiminase → MAVLVPDLLYRDDLFYSGLALEYDEHSGRITRIGHRLEMDSRDAVPLPGRALMPGFVNAHSHAFQRLIRGRTQWRPADATVANFWSWRETMYDAVLRLSPEDVYDASRYCFIEMLRAGITTVGEFHYVHNAPDGSPYGDRAELARRVISAAQDAGIRICLLNTCYAAGGIGEPLRAEQRRFDTGDVDTYLATTERLAADVVGQSRVSVGVAPHSVRAVPREWIRLLHAWAATRDLPFHMHVSEQPAEVDACVAATGLRPVEMLDEDGVLDARFTGVHATHITDREVVMLAISGGTVCACPTTERDLGDGFLRGADLLRAGAGIALGSDSQTMLDMLEEARLVEYNERLRRLQRVMLTRGADDVLEVAPVLLRMATLAGARSLRVAAGTLEEGALADFIGIDLDHPALAGWTAPSLPAMLAFSAPPDAVSDVWVGGRNVVANRVHAKQEHAMREFNAVARRAR, encoded by the coding sequence ATGGCTGTCCTCGTCCCCGACCTGCTCTACCGCGACGATCTGTTCTACAGCGGCCTGGCGCTGGAGTACGACGAGCACAGCGGCCGGATCACCCGTATCGGGCACCGGCTGGAGATGGACTCGCGCGACGCCGTACCGCTACCCGGCCGCGCACTGATGCCAGGCTTCGTGAATGCCCACTCGCACGCCTTCCAGCGCCTGATCCGCGGCCGCACACAGTGGCGCCCGGCGGACGCGACGGTCGCGAACTTCTGGAGCTGGCGCGAGACGATGTACGACGCCGTGCTACGACTGTCACCGGAAGATGTGTACGACGCATCGCGCTACTGCTTCATCGAGATGCTGCGCGCGGGGATCACGACCGTGGGCGAGTTCCACTACGTACACAACGCTCCGGACGGCAGCCCGTACGGTGACCGCGCGGAGCTCGCGCGGCGCGTGATCAGCGCGGCGCAGGACGCGGGCATCCGCATCTGCCTGCTCAACACGTGTTATGCGGCCGGCGGCATCGGCGAGCCGCTGCGCGCGGAGCAGCGCCGGTTCGATACGGGCGACGTCGACACGTACCTGGCGACGACGGAGAGACTGGCTGCGGACGTGGTGGGGCAGTCGCGGGTGAGCGTCGGCGTTGCGCCGCACAGCGTACGTGCGGTGCCGCGCGAATGGATACGCCTGCTGCACGCCTGGGCGGCGACGCGTGATCTGCCGTTCCACATGCACGTGAGCGAACAGCCCGCGGAAGTGGACGCGTGTGTCGCCGCGACCGGTCTGAGGCCGGTCGAGATGCTCGATGAGGATGGTGTGCTGGACGCTCGCTTTACCGGCGTCCATGCAACGCACATCACGGATCGCGAGGTCGTGATGCTCGCGATCAGCGGCGGCACCGTGTGCGCGTGCCCGACCACGGAGCGCGACCTGGGCGATGGCTTCCTGCGCGGTGCCGACCTGCTGCGTGCCGGCGCCGGCATTGCGCTCGGGAGCGACAGCCAGACCATGCTCGACATGCTCGAGGAGGCGCGCCTCGTGGAGTACAACGAGCGGCTGCGACGGCTGCAGCGTGTCATGCTCACGCGTGGCGCGGACGACGTGCTCGAGGTCGCGCCCGTCCTGCTGCGGATGGCCACACTCGCCGGTGCCCGATCCCTGCGCGTGGCGGCCGGGACGCTCGAAGAAGGAGCGCTGGCGGACTTCATTGGTATAGACCTCGACCATCCGGCGCTCGCAGGGTGGACAGCGCCGTCGCTGCCGGCGATGCTGGCGTTCAGCGCACCCCCCGATGCCGTGAGCGATGTGTGGGTCGGCGGGCGCAACGTGGTCGCGAACCGCGTACATGCAAAGCAGGAGCACGCCATGCGTGAGTTCAACGCGGTTGCGCGGCGGGCCCGATGA
- the hutU gene encoding urocanate hydratase, which translates to MPVSSGQVIRAPRGTELSCRGWAQEAALRMLMNNLDPEVAERPEDLVVYGGTGKAARDWPSFDAIVRTLRTLDNDETLLVQSGRPVAVFRTHAHAPRVLIANSNLVGDWATWTHFRELERAGLMMYGQMTAGSWIYIGTQGILQGTYETFGAVAREHFGGSLRGRWVLTGGMGGMGGAQPLAATMADASILCVEVDPRRIERRVETRYCDRMTHSLDEALSWVQDAAANGAAVSVGLVGNCAEVLPELLHRGVVPDVLTDQTSAHDELNGYIPAGLPLDQAATLRERDPAEYVRRSMDSMRVHCEAMVGLMRAGAVTFDYGNNLRGQAREAGYADAFAFPGFVPAYVRPLFCEGKGPFRWAALSGDPADIHRTDDLVLELFPDDQHLRRWITMARERVAFQGLPARICWLGQGDRARFGVALNELVATGELSAPLVIGRDHLDTGSVASPYRETEAMLDGSDAVADWPILNALLSTASGASWVSFHHGGGVGIGRSLHAGQVLVADGTPEMRVRIERVLTNDPGLGVARHADAGYELAVETAGEHGIRLPMREHE; encoded by the coding sequence ATGCCGGTATCGAGCGGGCAGGTGATCCGCGCGCCGCGCGGGACGGAGCTGAGCTGCCGCGGCTGGGCGCAGGAGGCGGCGCTGCGGATGCTGATGAACAACCTGGATCCGGAGGTCGCCGAGCGTCCCGAGGACCTGGTGGTCTACGGTGGCACGGGCAAGGCGGCGCGCGACTGGCCGTCGTTCGACGCGATCGTGCGCACACTGCGCACACTGGACAACGACGAAACGCTGCTGGTGCAGTCGGGTCGGCCGGTCGCGGTGTTCCGCACGCACGCTCACGCGCCGCGCGTTCTGATCGCGAACTCGAACCTCGTCGGCGACTGGGCGACGTGGACGCACTTCCGCGAGCTCGAGCGGGCGGGGCTCATGATGTACGGTCAGATGACCGCGGGCTCGTGGATCTACATCGGTACACAGGGCATTCTCCAGGGCACGTATGAGACGTTCGGTGCGGTTGCACGCGAGCATTTCGGCGGCTCGCTGCGCGGCCGCTGGGTGCTGACGGGCGGCATGGGCGGGATGGGTGGGGCCCAGCCGCTGGCGGCGACAATGGCGGACGCTTCGATCCTGTGTGTCGAAGTCGATCCGCGCCGCATCGAGCGGCGGGTAGAGACGCGTTACTGCGATCGCATGACGCATTCGCTGGACGAGGCACTGTCGTGGGTGCAGGACGCTGCGGCGAACGGCGCGGCCGTGTCGGTAGGGCTGGTCGGCAACTGCGCCGAGGTGCTGCCCGAGCTGCTGCACCGCGGGGTGGTGCCGGACGTGCTGACGGACCAGACGTCGGCGCACGATGAGCTGAACGGCTACATCCCCGCGGGTCTCCCCCTCGATCAGGCCGCCACGCTGCGCGAGAGGGACCCTGCGGAGTACGTGCGCCGGTCGATGGACTCGATGCGGGTGCACTGCGAAGCCATGGTCGGGCTGATGCGCGCGGGTGCCGTCACGTTCGATTACGGTAACAACCTGCGCGGTCAGGCCCGCGAAGCGGGCTACGCCGACGCGTTCGCGTTCCCCGGCTTTGTGCCCGCGTACGTGCGGCCGCTGTTCTGCGAGGGGAAGGGTCCGTTCCGGTGGGCTGCGCTGTCCGGCGACCCCGCCGATATCCATCGCACGGACGACCTCGTGCTCGAGCTGTTCCCGGATGATCAGCATCTGCGGCGGTGGATCACCATGGCGCGCGAACGTGTCGCGTTCCAGGGCCTGCCGGCACGCATCTGCTGGCTGGGCCAGGGCGACCGCGCGAGGTTCGGAGTCGCGCTGAACGAACTGGTCGCAACGGGCGAGCTCAGCGCCCCGCTCGTGATCGGGCGCGATCATCTCGACACGGGCAGCGTCGCATCGCCGTACCGCGAGACGGAGGCGATGCTGGACGGCAGCGATGCAGTCGCGGACTGGCCGATCCTGAACGCACTGCTGAGCACGGCCTCCGGCGCATCGTGGGTGTCGTTCCATCACGGCGGCGGCGTCGGCATCGGGCGTTCACTGCACGCGGGTCAGGTGCTGGTCGCGGACGGGACGCCGGAGATGCGCGTGCGGATCGAGCGTGTGCTGACGAACGATCCCGGCCTCGGCGTGGCACGGCACGCGGACGCGGGTTACGAGCTGGCCGTCGAAACGGCCGGTGAGCACGGGATACGGCTGCCCATGCGCGAGCACGAATGA
- the lepB gene encoding signal peptidase I, producing MTKKDEQTAGQVAWEWLKSGIIGFLIFIVVRTFLIQTFTIVSGSMEGTLLVGDFLVLNKSAYGATVPGTGMKLPGYDEPGRGDIIVFEGHHEPIDLVKRLVGMPGDTIAMRDGALYVNGQPQDEPYARHTFPDGDAGHLWMEWQRDFLVDNVDEQAYRPTRDNWGPLVIPAERYFVLGDNRDESLDSRYWGFIQPDQVKGRAVALYFSYNNRPNGGMPVLGRIRWNRIGDRLR from the coding sequence ATGACGAAGAAGGACGAGCAGACCGCCGGCCAGGTGGCGTGGGAGTGGCTCAAGTCCGGCATCATCGGATTCCTGATCTTCATCGTCGTCCGCACGTTTCTGATCCAGACGTTCACCATCGTCTCCGGCTCGATGGAGGGGACGCTGCTCGTCGGCGATTTCCTCGTGCTCAACAAGTCCGCCTACGGCGCGACCGTGCCCGGGACGGGCATGAAGCTGCCCGGCTACGACGAGCCCGGTCGCGGCGACATCATCGTGTTCGAAGGGCACCACGAGCCGATCGACCTGGTCAAGCGTCTGGTGGGCATGCCCGGCGATACGATCGCCATGCGCGACGGCGCCCTCTACGTCAACGGACAGCCGCAGGACGAGCCCTACGCGCGTCACACGTTCCCCGACGGCGATGCCGGCCACCTCTGGATGGAGTGGCAGCGCGATTTCCTGGTGGACAACGTGGACGAGCAGGCGTACCGGCCCACGCGCGACAACTGGGGGCCGCTCGTCATCCCCGCCGAGCGCTATTTCGTTCTGGGCGATAACCGTGACGAATCGCTCGACTCACGCTACTGGGGCTTCATCCAGCCCGATCAGGTCAAGGGCCGGGCCGTGGCGCTTTACTTCTCGTACAACAACCGGCCCAACGGCGGCATGCCCGTGCTCGGCCGCATCCGCTGGAACCGCATCGGGGACCGGCTCAGGTAG
- a CDS encoding ABC transporter ATP-binding protein — MRERFGALRNLPPFLRLIWRTSRALTVSTLVLRFLRALLPVVTLYIGKLIIDEVVRLAQLPGAPATLGEWLGSGLLSRLGWLLGIELVLAITADILGRIVSLLDSLLSEQFTNATSIRLMEHAATLDLEDFEDSEQQDRLERARRQTMGRTTLMTQLFSQAQDVVTIVTFAAGLVLYAPWLILLLLIALVPAFLGEAHFNAQSYSLNYARTPERRAIDYVRQTGASVDTAKEVKIFGLNPFLIERYRRLATDFYHANRRLAIRRAGWGSALTAVGTLGYYVAYAYIAWRTLAGQFTIGDLTFLAGSFRRLRNLLEGLLVGFSQMAGQALYLDDLFSFFEIEPEIRSPENPRPFPMPIREGFVFDDVGFRYPGADRWAVRHLSFTLHAGEVLALVGENGAGKTTVVKLLARLYDPDEGAILLDGHDLREYDLEEVRANMGVIFQDFVRFHMTARENIAVGSIGALDDDARIEDAARRGLAHDTIVRLPAGYDQVIGKRFRTGVDLSGGEWQKIAIARAYMRDAQLLILDEPTAALDARAEFEVFQRFKELSHRRSAVLISHRFSSVRMADRILVLADGEIEAMGTHEELLAQRGRYAELFELQASGYR, encoded by the coding sequence ATGCGGGAACGATTCGGGGCGCTGCGCAATCTCCCGCCATTCCTGCGACTGATCTGGCGCACGAGCCGGGCGCTCACGGTGTCCACGCTCGTGCTGCGTTTTCTGCGGGCGCTCCTGCCCGTAGTGACACTGTACATCGGCAAGCTGATCATCGACGAGGTGGTGCGGCTCGCGCAGCTGCCCGGTGCGCCGGCCACGCTAGGCGAGTGGCTGGGCAGCGGCCTGCTGTCCCGGCTCGGCTGGCTGCTCGGCATTGAGCTGGTCCTCGCGATCACGGCGGATATACTCGGGCGCATCGTATCTCTCCTGGACTCCCTCCTGTCCGAGCAGTTCACGAACGCGACGAGCATCCGACTGATGGAGCACGCCGCAACGCTCGACCTCGAGGACTTCGAGGACAGCGAGCAGCAGGACCGCCTGGAGCGCGCGCGTCGCCAGACAATGGGGCGCACGACGCTGATGACGCAGCTGTTCAGCCAGGCACAGGATGTCGTTACCATCGTCACGTTTGCCGCAGGGCTCGTCCTTTACGCGCCGTGGCTGATCCTCCTCCTGCTGATCGCACTCGTGCCGGCCTTCCTGGGCGAGGCCCATTTCAATGCGCAGAGCTACTCGCTGAACTACGCGCGCACGCCCGAGCGTCGCGCGATCGATTACGTGCGACAGACGGGCGCGAGCGTAGACACCGCGAAGGAAGTGAAGATCTTCGGGCTGAACCCGTTCCTGATCGAACGCTACCGCCGTCTCGCCACGGACTTCTACCACGCCAACCGCCGCCTGGCCATCCGTCGTGCGGGCTGGGGCAGCGCGCTCACGGCGGTGGGCACGCTCGGCTACTACGTCGCGTATGCCTACATCGCGTGGCGCACGCTCGCGGGCCAGTTCACGATCGGCGACCTCACGTTCCTCGCCGGATCGTTCCGCCGCCTGCGCAACCTCCTCGAGGGACTGCTCGTCGGCTTCTCACAGATGGCGGGTCAGGCTCTCTATCTCGACGACCTGTTCTCCTTCTTCGAGATCGAGCCCGAGATCCGCTCACCGGAGAATCCGCGACCGTTCCCGATGCCGATACGCGAGGGCTTCGTGTTCGACGATGTCGGCTTCCGCTATCCGGGTGCGGATCGCTGGGCAGTCCGGCATCTGAGCTTCACCCTGCATGCCGGCGAGGTGCTGGCGCTGGTGGGGGAGAACGGCGCGGGCAAGACAACTGTCGTGAAGCTGCTCGCGCGCCTCTACGATCCCGATGAGGGCGCGATCCTGCTGGACGGCCACGATCTGCGTGAGTACGACCTCGAAGAGGTCCGCGCGAACATGGGCGTGATCTTCCAGGACTTCGTCCGCTTCCACATGACTGCCCGCGAGAACATCGCGGTCGGAAGCATCGGCGCGCTGGATGACGATGCGCGCATCGAGGACGCCGCCCGGCGCGGCCTCGCGCACGACACCATCGTCCGTCTGCCGGCCGGGTACGATCAGGTGATCGGCAAGCGTTTCCGCACGGGCGTCGACCTCTCCGGCGGGGAGTGGCAGAAGATCGCAATCGCACGCGCATACATGCGCGATGCCCAGCTGCTGATCCTGGACGAGCCCACCGCCGCACTGGACGCGCGCGCCGAGTTCGAGGTGTTCCAGCGTTTCAAGGAGCTCAGCCATCGCCGGAGCGCGGTGCTGATCTCACACCGCTTCTCCAGTGTCCGCATGGCCGACCGCATCCTCGTGTTGGCCGACGGCGAGATCGAAGCGATGGGAACGCACGAGGAGCTGCTGGCCCAGCGCGGCCGGTACGCGGAGCTGTTCGAGCTTCAGGCGTCAGGATACCGCTGA
- the ppk1 gene encoding polyphosphate kinase 1 produces MAQRERVLRFEVPEHETLARISNAPLPFGLEEQSSDLDFFRVVYFDTSTGDLERKGASVRLSIRPDETQTLSVDVGVADDANASVTRRHAEARVEALPPIRLFAGTSEPARMIRALVDPAHLRPTIEIETVRRLRRAVLPGAEGQTIDFAFDAVTVRKGDLSGELDELEITIRGDAPTIREGLVEAVEEAYGIRLILADTVARARGLLDKMMLSRLEQDVRAAREVAVVAHAQGRIALCSEGESLYIPTGHGSGQEACRRVLRNVFGRSLGRIRLLGTAPGMETRPGLEVWLAEGVSGGEACKWLPIEVVLEHVGAPQLRDARTLAALHAVARSELAAHSAASANGAVPGTSNAAYPIFERAVSAARVPALLESIRAKDVPKELLLNPELSRMAFDERILVIAEDPQTPLLERVRFLSMFGTRLDDFFTTRIAEFKKQVAAGDTDTSIDGLTPDAQLDVTRIRARRMFDRAYRLLTETLLPELDRHDIRVRRWADLGREERDFLRRTYEPQAEAVLTPVIADPTHPFPHMRNLRPAIAAIMRLPESTDEHFVAIELPSGMPRFVQLPNTHDFVPLEELILAWLPTLYPGLTVVQANTFRVARSAVVEFDEEPEGGVLAAVEEQVAQRPFGEVVRLEVESAMSNAMRDRLVRELQFELPEVMTGLSHDDVYPVERLVDLAALREIAAIDVPELRFDKLEQTTPLDPDRPIFDQLRERDVMVRFPFDSFDETVERLLDEAADDPDVLAIKITLYRTDAKSRLVQALARARGIGKDAFALVELKASFDERRNIEWARSLQSAGIHVVFSPTSIKVHAKIALIVRREEDGIRRYVYIGTGNLNAATARAYTDVGLLTADPELAEEVNDVFNLLTGYSGASDFQHLLVSPFTMRDRFVALIDREIEHVKAGREGRIRIQMNGLADRRMISALYRAAHEGVKIDMMVREICCLRPGVEGVSENISVVSKLGRFLQHPRIYCFHNAGDPEYFFGSADWRPRNLSKRVEVITPIRAQEHRDTLDRMLDEILNDPDAWTLQPDGSYVRGDEVIAGS; encoded by the coding sequence ATGGCGCAACGTGAGCGCGTGCTCCGGTTCGAGGTACCGGAGCACGAGACGCTGGCCCGCATCTCCAATGCACCGCTCCCGTTCGGGCTCGAGGAGCAGTCGTCCGACCTGGATTTCTTCCGCGTCGTCTATTTCGACACGAGCACGGGCGATCTCGAGCGGAAGGGTGCGTCCGTGCGTCTCTCGATCCGACCGGATGAGACGCAGACGCTGTCGGTCGATGTCGGTGTGGCCGACGACGCGAATGCGTCCGTCACGCGCCGTCATGCGGAAGCGCGCGTGGAAGCGCTGCCGCCGATCCGGCTGTTCGCCGGTACGTCCGAGCCGGCGCGCATGATCCGCGCGCTCGTGGATCCCGCGCATCTGCGTCCGACCATCGAGATCGAGACCGTGCGCCGGCTCCGTCGTGCGGTCCTCCCCGGTGCCGAGGGCCAGACGATCGACTTCGCGTTCGATGCGGTCACCGTCCGCAAGGGCGATCTGAGTGGTGAGCTGGATGAGCTGGAGATCACGATCCGCGGAGACGCGCCGACGATCCGCGAGGGTCTGGTGGAAGCGGTGGAGGAGGCATACGGCATCCGGCTCATCCTGGCCGATACGGTAGCGCGCGCACGCGGACTTCTCGACAAGATGATGCTGTCGCGTCTCGAACAGGATGTCCGGGCGGCGCGCGAAGTGGCCGTAGTCGCACACGCGCAGGGGCGAATCGCGCTGTGCAGTGAAGGCGAGTCCCTGTACATACCCACGGGTCACGGCTCCGGACAGGAGGCCTGCCGCCGGGTGCTGCGTAACGTGTTCGGCCGCTCGCTCGGCCGGATCCGCCTGCTGGGGACCGCACCGGGAATGGAAACACGGCCGGGGCTGGAGGTATGGCTCGCGGAAGGCGTGTCGGGCGGCGAGGCGTGCAAGTGGCTGCCTATCGAAGTCGTGCTCGAGCACGTGGGCGCGCCGCAGCTGCGCGATGCACGCACGTTGGCGGCGCTGCACGCGGTCGCCCGCTCGGAGCTGGCTGCGCACAGCGCCGCCTCCGCGAACGGCGCCGTGCCGGGGACCAGCAACGCCGCGTATCCGATCTTCGAGAGAGCCGTATCCGCCGCGCGCGTTCCGGCGCTGCTGGAATCGATCAGGGCGAAGGATGTGCCCAAGGAGCTGCTGCTGAACCCGGAGCTCAGCAGGATGGCGTTCGACGAGCGCATTCTCGTGATCGCGGAGGACCCGCAGACACCGCTGCTGGAGCGCGTCCGCTTTCTCTCCATGTTCGGCACGCGCCTCGATGACTTCTTCACCACGCGCATTGCGGAGTTCAAGAAGCAGGTCGCGGCGGGTGACACCGACACCAGCATCGACGGCCTCACACCCGATGCACAGCTCGATGTCACCCGTATCCGTGCGCGCCGCATGTTCGACCGCGCCTACCGGCTGCTCACGGAGACACTGCTCCCGGAGCTCGATCGTCACGACATTCGCGTGCGGCGGTGGGCGGACCTCGGCAGGGAGGAACGCGACTTCCTCCGGCGCACGTACGAGCCGCAGGCCGAGGCCGTCCTGACCCCCGTGATCGCCGATCCGACGCATCCGTTCCCGCACATGCGGAACCTGCGCCCCGCCATCGCCGCGATCATGCGTCTTCCGGAGAGCACGGACGAGCACTTCGTGGCGATCGAGCTGCCGAGCGGCATGCCGCGCTTCGTGCAGCTGCCGAACACTCACGACTTCGTCCCACTCGAGGAGCTGATCCTCGCCTGGCTGCCCACGCTGTATCCGGGCCTGACGGTCGTCCAGGCCAATACGTTCCGCGTCGCCCGCAGTGCCGTCGTCGAGTTCGACGAGGAGCCGGAGGGCGGCGTGCTGGCGGCGGTGGAGGAGCAGGTAGCGCAGCGGCCGTTCGGCGAGGTGGTACGGCTGGAAGTGGAAAGCGCCATGTCCAACGCGATGCGCGACCGTCTCGTGCGTGAGCTGCAGTTCGAGCTGCCGGAAGTCATGACCGGCCTCTCGCATGACGACGTATACCCGGTGGAGCGGCTCGTCGATCTGGCCGCGCTCCGCGAGATCGCGGCGATCGACGTACCCGAGCTTCGGTTTGACAAGCTCGAGCAGACGACGCCGCTCGATCCGGATCGCCCGATATTCGATCAGCTGCGTGAGCGCGACGTGATGGTGCGCTTCCCGTTCGATTCGTTCGACGAGACCGTGGAACGCCTGCTCGATGAGGCTGCTGACGATCCGGACGTTCTCGCCATCAAGATCACGCTGTACCGCACGGACGCGAAGTCACGCCTGGTGCAGGCACTCGCGCGAGCGCGCGGCATCGGCAAGGACGCATTCGCGCTGGTCGAGCTCAAGGCCAGCTTCGACGAGCGCCGCAACATCGAGTGGGCACGATCGCTTCAGAGCGCGGGCATCCACGTGGTGTTCAGCCCGACAAGCATCAAGGTACATGCGAAGATCGCACTCATCGTGCGCCGCGAGGAGGACGGCATCCGGCGCTACGTCTATATCGGCACCGGCAACCTGAATGCGGCCACCGCGCGCGCCTACACCGATGTCGGTCTGCTGACCGCCGATCCCGAGCTGGCTGAAGAGGTGAACGACGTGTTCAACCTCCTCACGGGCTATTCGGGGGCGAGCGACTTCCAGCATCTGCTCGTGTCGCCGTTCACGATGCGCGACCGTTTCGTGGCGCTGATCGACCGCGAGATCGAGCATGTGAAGGCAGGGCGCGAAGGGCGGATCCGGATCCAGATGAACGGACTCGCCGATCGCCGCATGATCTCGGCACTCTATCGAGCCGCGCATGAAGGCGTGAAGATCGACATGATGGTGCGTGAGATCTGCTGCCTGCGGCCGGGCGTCGAGGGCGTGTCCGAGAACATCAGCGTCGTGAGCAAGCTGGGGCGGTTTCTCCAGCATCCGCGCATTTACTGCTTTCACAATGCCGGCGATCCGGAATACTTCTTCGGCTCCGCGGACTGGCGGCCGCGCAACCTGTCGAAGCGCGTGGAGGTGATCACGCCCATCCGGGCGCAGGAGCACAGGGATACACTCGATCGCATGCTCGACGAGATCCTGAACGATCCCGACGCGTGGACACTGCAGCCCGACGGCTCCTACGTTCGCGGTGATGAAGTGATCGCCGGATCCTGA